A genomic window from Micromonospora ferruginea includes:
- a CDS encoding sensor histidine kinase, translating into MKSYQQGWTLRRRVAALLGVVLALLLGLAAAEAAVAAKNRQNIDAVLLKTGPLRVQAQELMSVLLDQETAVRGYAVNGDRNDLVPYQEGVRREQALIGSIRGLSADYPDVRRELDAVERQTTQWRAQVAEPVVAATDRGGPTAGQALITDQTRQQFDGIRASITTLQDEILTVRQQTAERVNSTSNALVVLLIVAALVVAVAGAVMLLSLDRILIRPLAGLVGQVREVAAGDYQHHIEGSGPPEFRRLADDIDLMRQKIAQELDEVRQARERIEWVNDQLQKQAEELTRSNRDLEQFAYVASHDLQEPLRKVASFCQLLQRRYAGQLDERADQYIAFAVDGAQRMQRLINDLLAFSRIGRLTTGFTEVDLNRVMGDVAGQTEAARQYADAELTWDEMPTIRGEEPLLTNLLVNLVSNSVKFRRPDVPSKVHVSARLVDGEWEIGCRDNGIGIEPEFADKIFVIFQRLHSKDAYPGTGIGLAIVKKIVEYHGGRVWVDTEADEGTTIRFTLPALEADVEAARAAGQADAEAVEPDGTPAEDAPADVAEQPDGATREESPTGTDRQDTNGGMKETVG; encoded by the coding sequence GTGAAGTCGTACCAGCAGGGGTGGACGCTGCGGCGGCGGGTGGCCGCGCTGCTCGGCGTGGTCCTGGCGCTGCTGCTCGGGCTGGCCGCCGCGGAGGCGGCGGTCGCCGCGAAGAACCGGCAGAACATCGACGCGGTGCTGCTCAAGACCGGCCCGCTGCGCGTCCAGGCGCAGGAACTGATGAGCGTCCTGCTGGACCAGGAGACCGCGGTACGCGGCTACGCGGTGAACGGCGACCGCAACGACCTGGTTCCCTACCAGGAGGGCGTCAGGCGTGAGCAGGCGCTGATCGGCTCGATCCGTGGCCTCTCCGCCGACTATCCGGACGTCCGCCGGGAGCTGGACGCGGTCGAGCGGCAGACCACCCAGTGGCGGGCCCAGGTGGCCGAGCCGGTGGTCGCGGCCACCGACCGTGGCGGCCCGACCGCCGGCCAGGCGCTGATCACCGACCAGACCCGCCAGCAGTTCGACGGGATACGGGCCTCGATCACCACGCTCCAGGACGAGATCCTCACCGTCCGGCAGCAGACCGCCGAACGGGTCAACTCGACGAGCAACGCGCTGGTCGTGCTGCTGATCGTCGCGGCGCTGGTGGTGGCGGTGGCCGGCGCGGTCATGCTGCTCTCGCTGGACCGGATCCTGATCCGCCCGCTGGCCGGCCTGGTCGGCCAGGTGCGGGAGGTCGCCGCGGGTGACTACCAGCACCACATCGAGGGGTCGGGGCCGCCGGAGTTCCGCCGGCTCGCCGACGACATCGACCTGATGCGGCAGAAGATCGCCCAGGAGCTGGACGAGGTGCGCCAGGCCCGGGAGCGGATCGAGTGGGTCAACGACCAGCTCCAGAAGCAGGCCGAGGAGCTGACCCGCTCCAACCGGGACCTGGAGCAGTTCGCGTACGTGGCCTCGCACGACCTGCAGGAGCCGCTGCGCAAGGTGGCCAGCTTCTGCCAGCTCCTCCAGCGCCGCTACGCCGGCCAGCTCGACGAGCGCGCCGACCAGTACATCGCGTTCGCGGTGGACGGCGCGCAGCGGATGCAGCGGCTGATCAACGACCTGCTGGCGTTCTCCCGGATCGGCCGGCTCACCACCGGGTTCACCGAGGTCGACCTGAACCGGGTGATGGGCGACGTCGCCGGGCAGACCGAGGCGGCCCGGCAGTACGCCGACGCGGAGCTGACCTGGGACGAGATGCCGACCATCCGCGGCGAGGAGCCGCTGCTGACCAACCTGCTGGTCAACCTGGTCAGCAACTCGGTGAAGTTCCGCCGCCCCGACGTGCCGTCGAAGGTGCACGTCTCGGCCCGGCTGGTCGACGGCGAGTGGGAGATCGGCTGCCGGGACAACGGCATCGGCATCGAGCCGGAGTTCGCCGACAAGATCTTCGTGATCTTCCAGCGGCTGCACTCCAAGGACGCGTACCCGGGCACCGGCATCGGACTCGCCATCGTGAAGAAGATCGTGGAATACCACGGCGGCCGGGTCTGGGTGGACACCGAGGCCGATGAGGGCACCACGATCCGGTTCACGCTGCCGGCGCTGGAGGCCGACGTCGAGGCCGCCCGGGCCGCCGGGCAGGCGGACGCGGAGGCGGTCGAGCCGGACGGGACGCCCGCCGAGGACGCGCCGGCGGACGTCGCGGAGCAGCCGGACGGCGCGACACGCGAAGAGTCGCCCACGGGGACGGACCGACAGGATACAAACGGTGGCATGAAGGAGACGGTGGGATGA
- a CDS encoding response regulator, whose translation MTAPADGKSPIEVLLVEDDPGDVLMTQEAFEEHKLRNRLTVVSDGAEALAYLRREGPYEDAVTPDLILLDLNLPRRDGREVLEEIKNDEHLRRIPVVVLTTSQADEDILRSYQLHANAYVTKPVDFERFISVVRQIDEFFVSVVKLPPRG comes from the coding sequence ATGACCGCGCCGGCGGACGGCAAGAGCCCGATCGAGGTCCTGCTCGTCGAGGACGACCCCGGCGACGTGCTGATGACCCAGGAGGCGTTCGAGGAGCACAAGCTCCGCAACCGCCTCACGGTCGTCTCCGACGGCGCCGAGGCGCTGGCCTACCTGCGCCGCGAGGGCCCGTACGAGGACGCGGTCACGCCGGACCTGATCCTGCTCGACCTGAACCTGCCCCGCCGGGACGGCCGGGAGGTGCTGGAGGAGATCAAGAACGACGAGCACCTGCGCCGGATCCCGGTCGTGGTGCTCACCACCTCGCAGGCCGACGAGGACATCCTGCGCAGCTACCAGTTGCACGCCAACGCCTACGTGACCAAGCCGGTGGACTTCGAGCGCTTCATTTCGGTGGTCCGCCAGATCGACGAGTTCTTCGTCAGCGTGGTCAAGCTGCCGCCGCGTGGCTGA
- a CDS encoding inositol monophosphatase family protein encodes MADPLLDDVAALLREAAADVVVPLFRRLDPSDISEKAPGEVVTVADREAEKLISEGLRRLRPGSVVVGEEAVAEDPDLLRHLHGTGDVWLVDPVDGTANFAAGRRPFALMAALLTDGVPVASWVYDPLADTMAAGRLDAGATLDGAPVRTDRPTPDALRGTAMTKFLPGDVRRDVEAGGRRIGELLPGQHCAGREYLDVLTGAQQFVLFWRTLPWDHTPGTLLVREAGGVARRFDGTDYHPADEGRGLLVAASPEIWDDVYAALLAR; translated from the coding sequence GTGGCTGACCCGCTGCTGGACGACGTCGCCGCGCTGCTGCGGGAGGCCGCGGCCGACGTCGTCGTGCCGCTGTTCCGCCGGCTCGACCCGTCCGACATCTCCGAGAAGGCACCCGGCGAGGTGGTCACCGTCGCCGACCGGGAGGCCGAGAAGCTGATCTCCGAGGGCCTGCGGCGGTTGCGCCCCGGCTCGGTGGTGGTCGGCGAGGAAGCCGTCGCCGAGGACCCGGACCTGCTGCGGCACCTGCACGGCACCGGTGACGTCTGGCTGGTCGACCCGGTCGACGGCACCGCCAACTTCGCCGCCGGCAGGCGGCCGTTCGCGCTGATGGCGGCGCTGCTCACCGACGGCGTGCCGGTGGCCTCCTGGGTCTACGACCCGCTGGCCGACACGATGGCCGCCGGCCGGCTCGACGCGGGCGCCACGCTGGACGGCGCGCCGGTGCGGACCGACCGGCCGACGCCGGACGCGCTGCGCGGCACCGCGATGACGAAGTTCCTGCCCGGCGACGTCCGCCGCGACGTCGAGGCCGGTGGCCGCCGGATCGGCGAGCTGCTGCCCGGCCAGCACTGCGCCGGCCGGGAATACCTGGACGTGCTCACCGGCGCGCAGCAGTTCGTGCTGTTCTGGCGCACGCTGCCGTGGGACCACACCCCCGGCACGCTGCTGGTCCGGGAGGCCGGCGGGGTGGCCCGCCGCTTCGACGGCACCGACTACCACCCGGCCGACGAAGGGCGGGGCCTGCTGGTCGCGGCCAGCCCGGAGATCTGGGACGACGTGTACGCGGCGCTGCTGGCCCGCTGA
- a CDS encoding coiled-coil domain-containing protein produces the protein MPRTRLTGRRVRRSLLALLAATAVLLGAGLAAAGPAAAAPSPNAPDEGDSKQLRAALEAAAKGHIDARNKLDNSKRRQTELAVQLKDIEARLVGLTAQAGEVAVQSYRQGRLTPVSMLLASSGPNDFLHRAAELDMMAQRDSKRLGDLATAKAQAAESKLALDAEVREQAKQVAVLARKKKDAEVALAKVSSGAGSGFSGGSSSAKPAPRNSDGSWPSESCSVDDPTPASGCITPRTLHMLQQAKSAGFTRYASCHRSGGGGEHPKGRACDFSAASGGFEDKTATGGDKTYGDRLASWAKNNANRLGIMYVIWYRQIWMPNTGWRAYSGGGSPAADHTNHVHISMY, from the coding sequence GTGCCCAGGACCAGGCTCACCGGCCGGCGTGTCCGCCGGTCACTGCTGGCGCTGCTCGCCGCGACCGCCGTGCTGCTCGGCGCCGGCCTCGCCGCGGCCGGCCCGGCCGCCGCCGCGCCCAGCCCGAACGCCCCCGACGAGGGCGACAGCAAGCAGCTCCGGGCGGCGCTGGAGGCCGCGGCGAAGGGGCACATCGACGCCCGGAACAAGCTGGACAACTCCAAGCGCCGCCAGACCGAGCTGGCCGTCCAGCTCAAGGACATCGAGGCGCGCCTGGTCGGGTTGACCGCGCAGGCCGGCGAGGTGGCCGTCCAGTCCTACCGGCAGGGCCGGCTGACCCCGGTGTCGATGCTGCTGGCCAGCTCCGGGCCGAACGACTTCCTGCACCGGGCGGCCGAGCTGGACATGATGGCCCAGCGCGACAGCAAGCGCCTGGGCGACCTGGCCACCGCGAAGGCGCAGGCCGCCGAGTCGAAGCTGGCCCTCGACGCCGAGGTGCGGGAGCAGGCGAAGCAGGTCGCCGTGCTGGCCCGGAAGAAGAAGGACGCCGAGGTGGCGCTGGCGAAGGTCAGCTCCGGCGCCGGTTCCGGCTTCAGCGGCGGCTCCTCGTCGGCCAAGCCGGCCCCGCGCAACTCGGACGGCTCGTGGCCGTCGGAGTCCTGCTCGGTGGACGACCCGACGCCGGCCAGCGGCTGCATCACGCCGCGCACCCTGCACATGCTCCAGCAGGCCAAGTCGGCCGGCTTCACGCGCTACGCCTCCTGCCACCGCAGCGGCGGCGGCGGGGAACACCCCAAGGGCCGGGCCTGCGACTTCTCCGCCGCCAGCGGCGGGTTCGAGGACAAGACCGCCACCGGCGGCGACAAGACGTACGGCGACCGGCTCGCGAGCTGGGCGAAGAACAACGCCAACCGGCTCGGCATCATGTACGTGATCTGGTACCGGCAGATCTGGATGCCGAACACCGGCTGGCGGGCGTACAGCGGTGGCGGCAGCCCGGCCGCCGACCACACAAACCATGTTCACATCTCGATGTACTGA
- a CDS encoding fused MFS/spermidine synthase, with product MSSTSSDIVIEPATDTPAPPRALPNGLAAFLVFLSSGAVLVLETVSLRLVGPYVGVTLQVTSSVIGMALAAIAYGAWMGGWLADRRDPRALLAPALVLAGIATAVTLPIVRYAGEALRGGAASAVLLLTALTVLLPAALLAGITPLVVKLQLADLRRTGQVVGRLSSIGTLGGITATLGTGFILVAALPSSVIVLALAAVLGVTGLALGFWLRRRSGAGLSTPGRAKAALALLGLSAAGLTAAAPNPCDVETAYHCARVEVDPSSPDGRTLYLNSAEHSYVDLTDPTHLKYSYAQWVGLVADLARPAGQPMDALHLGGGGFTVPAYLAATRPGSDNLVFEVDGGLVDLDKREMGLRTGPKLRAEVGDARVLLGGEPTDSRDFVVGDAFGHLVVPWHLATREMAADIRRVLRPDGIYVQNVIDYPPDRFIRAEVATVSAVFDHVALIAPPGALAGRHGANFVIVASDVPLPLAGIPARLRGLPEPAELLDEARTAAWVGDARVLTDDFAPVDQLLATA from the coding sequence GTGAGCAGCACATCGTCCGACATCGTCATCGAGCCGGCGACGGACACGCCGGCCCCGCCGCGCGCCCTGCCCAACGGGCTCGCCGCCTTCCTGGTCTTCCTGTCCAGTGGGGCGGTGCTGGTGCTGGAGACCGTCTCGCTGCGCCTGGTCGGCCCGTACGTCGGGGTGACGCTCCAGGTGACCAGCTCGGTCATCGGCATGGCGCTGGCCGCCATCGCGTACGGGGCGTGGATGGGCGGGTGGCTCGCCGACCGGCGGGACCCGCGCGCCCTGCTCGCCCCGGCCCTGGTGCTGGCCGGCATCGCCACCGCGGTCACGCTGCCCATCGTCAGGTACGCCGGTGAGGCGCTGCGCGGCGGCGCGGCCAGCGCGGTGCTCCTGCTGACCGCGCTGACCGTGCTGCTGCCCGCCGCGCTGCTGGCCGGGATCACCCCGCTGGTGGTGAAGCTCCAGCTCGCCGACCTGCGCCGCACCGGTCAGGTGGTCGGCAGGCTCTCCAGCATCGGCACGCTCGGCGGCATCACCGCCACACTGGGCACCGGCTTCATCCTGGTGGCCGCGCTGCCCAGTTCGGTGATCGTGCTGGCGTTGGCCGCGGTGCTCGGCGTGACCGGGCTGGCGCTGGGCTTCTGGTTGCGGCGGCGGTCCGGTGCCGGGCTGTCGACGCCTGGGCGGGCCAAGGCGGCGCTGGCGCTGCTCGGGCTCTCCGCCGCCGGGCTGACCGCCGCCGCGCCGAACCCGTGCGACGTGGAGACCGCCTACCACTGCGCCCGGGTGGAGGTGGACCCGAGTTCGCCGGACGGGCGCACGCTCTACCTCAACTCGGCCGAGCACTCCTACGTCGACCTGACCGATCCGACCCACCTGAAATACTCGTACGCCCAGTGGGTCGGCCTGGTCGCGGACCTGGCGCGGCCGGCCGGGCAGCCGATGGACGCGCTGCACCTGGGCGGCGGCGGCTTCACCGTGCCCGCCTACCTGGCGGCGACCCGCCCCGGCAGCGACAACCTGGTCTTCGAGGTCGACGGCGGGCTGGTCGACCTGGACAAGCGGGAGATGGGGCTGCGCACCGGGCCGAAGCTGCGCGCCGAGGTCGGCGACGCGCGGGTGCTGCTCGGCGGCGAGCCGACCGACAGCCGCGACTTCGTCGTCGGCGACGCGTTCGGCCACCTGGTGGTGCCGTGGCACCTGGCCACCCGGGAGATGGCCGCGGACATCCGGCGGGTGCTCCGCCCGGACGGGATCTACGTGCAGAACGTCATCGACTATCCGCCGGACCGGTTCATCCGGGCCGAGGTGGCCACCGTCTCGGCCGTGTTCGACCACGTCGCGCTGATCGCCCCGCCGGGCGCGCTCGCCGGGCGGCACGGCGCGAACTTCGTCATCGTCGCCTCGGACGTCCCGCTGCCGCTGGCCGGGATCCCCGCCCGGCTGCGAGGTCTCCCCGAGCCGGCCGAACTGCTCGACGAGGCGAGGACGGCCGCGTGGGTCGGCGACGCGCGGGTGCTCACCGACGACTTCGCGCCGGTGGACCAACTCCTGGCGACCGCCTGA
- a CDS encoding serine/threonine-protein kinase translates to MGAAIRNGVQLLGERYRLVEQLGAGGMSVVWRGYDEVLGRQVAVKVLASRLAADKAFRHRIRVEAQAAARLCHPNITNVYDYGESVQVGLTVPYVVMELVDGGPLSGRLGRDGQLPWREALAIGAEVASALATAHARGVVHRDVTPGNVMLTPTGVKVVDFGISALVGESDKGPDGALLGTPAYLAPERLDNGHVSPATDVYAVGLLLYRMLTGRLPWQASTTTEMLRAHMYRDPDPMPPVPGLPTPVTHLVQRCLAKRPEDRPLTTEVARTLAEAVGIASIVPVSPAFGGVDPALTENVGTTILPWSAATDALPYSVIRTRTRRAVARRRKVEAGVAAAGLIAVTAAMWGVTSRSPASGGVEPTEARMGLPEPAPCAVDYSLRRDTGKDFSAELTLTNTSGRELRDWTMSFSFPGKQAVTTAQPPARQVGRTVSVAAPTATPALAPGASTKLTLAGRYTGSNTLPVEFEVGGRACGVQVSGLAGSVPITTAPKTKAPTKPATKTTKSTTRSAPTKAKPAPKPKAEPPKPGKKGKDGGKGKG, encoded by the coding sequence ATGGGTGCAGCGATCAGGAACGGCGTGCAGCTGCTGGGTGAGCGCTACCGCCTGGTCGAGCAGTTGGGCGCCGGCGGCATGTCGGTGGTCTGGCGCGGCTACGACGAGGTGCTCGGCCGGCAGGTCGCGGTCAAGGTGCTCGCCTCCCGGCTCGCCGCGGACAAGGCGTTCCGGCACCGGATCCGCGTCGAGGCGCAGGCCGCCGCGCGACTCTGCCACCCCAACATCACCAACGTGTACGACTACGGCGAGTCGGTCCAGGTCGGGCTGACCGTGCCGTACGTGGTCATGGAGCTGGTCGACGGCGGTCCGCTCAGCGGCCGGCTCGGCCGCGACGGGCAACTGCCCTGGCGGGAGGCGCTGGCCATCGGCGCGGAGGTCGCTTCGGCGCTGGCCACCGCGCACGCCCGGGGCGTGGTGCACCGGGACGTGACCCCCGGCAACGTCATGCTCACCCCGACCGGCGTGAAGGTCGTCGACTTCGGCATCTCGGCGCTGGTGGGGGAGAGCGACAAGGGCCCGGACGGTGCGCTGCTCGGCACGCCCGCCTACCTCGCCCCGGAGCGGCTGGACAACGGCCACGTCTCGCCGGCCACCGACGTCTACGCGGTCGGCCTGCTGCTCTACCGGATGCTCACCGGCCGGCTGCCGTGGCAGGCCAGCACCACCACCGAGATGCTGCGCGCGCACATGTACCGCGACCCGGACCCGATGCCGCCGGTGCCGGGGCTGCCGACGCCGGTCACCCACCTGGTGCAGCGGTGCCTGGCGAAGCGCCCGGAGGACCGCCCGCTCACCACCGAGGTGGCCCGTACGCTCGCCGAGGCGGTCGGGATCGCGTCGATCGTGCCGGTGTCGCCGGCGTTCGGCGGCGTCGACCCGGCGCTGACCGAGAACGTCGGCACCACGATCCTGCCCTGGTCGGCGGCGACCGACGCGCTGCCGTACTCGGTGATCCGCACCCGGACCCGGCGGGCGGTGGCGCGTCGGCGGAAGGTGGAGGCCGGGGTGGCCGCCGCCGGCCTGATCGCGGTCACCGCCGCGATGTGGGGGGTGACGTCGAGGAGCCCGGCCAGCGGCGGGGTGGAGCCGACCGAGGCGCGGATGGGGCTGCCCGAGCCGGCGCCCTGCGCGGTCGACTACTCGCTGCGCCGCGACACCGGCAAGGACTTCTCCGCCGAGCTGACGCTGACCAACACCAGCGGCCGGGAACTGCGCGACTGGACCATGAGCTTCAGCTTTCCCGGCAAGCAGGCGGTCACCACGGCCCAGCCGCCGGCCCGGCAGGTCGGGCGGACCGTGTCGGTGGCGGCCCCGACGGCCACCCCGGCGCTGGCGCCGGGCGCGTCGACGAAGCTGACGCTGGCCGGGCGCTACACCGGGAGCAACACGCTGCCGGTGGAGTTCGAGGTCGGCGGCCGGGCGTGCGGGGTGCAGGTGTCCGGCCTCGCCGGCTCGGTGCCGATCACCACCGCGCCGAAGACGAAGGCGCCGACCAAGCCGGCCACGAAGACCACGAAGAGCACCACCAGGAGCGCGCCGACGAAGGCGAAGCCGGCGCCGAAACCCAAGGCGGAGCCGCCGAAGCCCGGCAAGAAGGGCAAGGACGGTGGCAAGGGAAAAGGGTAG
- a CDS encoding potassium channel family protein, with translation MIGLGRFGYHLAGALARLDHEVLAIDRDPARVQRWSAELDRVVQADATEEVALRQLGVADFARVVVAIGASVEASVLTVLALTELGVPQIWARATSEKHAKILHSVGAHHVVFPEAETGERVAHLIVSRMLDFIEFGDDFAIAKVRVPAPLVGRALRELAPRERYGVMVVGAKLPGEPFRYAGPDTVLTAESVLIVEGGITQVQRFAALT, from the coding sequence GTGATCGGCCTGGGCCGGTTCGGCTACCACCTGGCCGGCGCGCTCGCGCGCCTCGACCACGAGGTGCTCGCCATCGACCGGGACCCGGCCCGGGTGCAGCGCTGGTCCGCCGAACTGGACCGGGTGGTGCAGGCCGACGCCACCGAGGAGGTGGCGTTGCGCCAGCTCGGCGTGGCCGACTTCGCCCGGGTGGTGGTCGCCATCGGCGCCTCGGTCGAGGCGAGCGTGCTCACCGTGCTGGCGCTGACCGAGCTGGGCGTGCCGCAGATCTGGGCGCGGGCCACCTCGGAGAAGCACGCCAAGATCCTGCACTCGGTGGGCGCGCACCACGTGGTGTTCCCGGAGGCGGAGACCGGCGAGCGGGTAGCCCACCTGATCGTCAGCCGGATGCTCGACTTCATCGAGTTCGGCGACGACTTCGCCATCGCCAAGGTCCGGGTGCCGGCGCCGCTGGTCGGGCGCGCGCTGCGCGAGCTGGCCCCGCGCGAGCGGTACGGCGTGATGGTGGTCGGCGCGAAGCTGCCCGGCGAGCCGTTCCGCTACGCCGGGCCGGACACGGTCCTGACGGCGGAGAGCGTGCTCATCGTGGAGGGCGGCATCACCCAGGTGCAGCGCTTCGCGGCGCTGACCTGA
- a CDS encoding TrkH family potassium uptake protein produces MRRLLRKPVRLVPLGFLAVILVGTGLLMLPWATSQQRWTPFLTALFTSTSAVSVTGMAITDTPNYWNDFGLVMITVLTQLGGLGILTGAALVILAVSRQLGLRNRLLVQAETAEFGLGDVRRLLLRIAVTVFVTEALMTAVISGRFWLVYDYPPGRALWSAVFHSVQAFNNGGFALYTDGLVAFSRDPWVALPLSFGAIIGGLGFPALFEAVREWRRPGRWAVATKLTVWGSVALTAFGLGYLLVSEWRNPYTLGTFDVPGKVLAAFTQIALSRTGGFDVIHVGRLTEESYPMFIGLMFVGGGSASTAGGIKVSTFFLLGFAIWAELRGEPDTTVGRRRVSPASQRQALTVALLSVALVAGGTVVLIAMTDEVRYYAALFEVTSAFSTTGLTVGLTQRLPAPGVYLLTALMYVGRIGPLTLGSAIALNTRRRLYRYPEEQPIVG; encoded by the coding sequence GTGCGCCGTCTGCTCCGGAAGCCGGTACGGCTGGTGCCGCTCGGGTTCCTGGCGGTGATCCTGGTCGGCACCGGGCTGCTCATGCTGCCCTGGGCCACCAGCCAGCAGCGCTGGACGCCGTTCCTGACCGCGCTGTTCACCTCCACCTCGGCGGTCTCGGTGACCGGCATGGCGATCACCGACACGCCGAACTACTGGAACGACTTCGGGCTCGTGATGATCACCGTGCTGACCCAGCTCGGCGGCCTCGGCATCCTGACCGGCGCGGCGCTGGTGATCCTGGCGGTGTCGCGGCAGCTCGGCCTGCGTAACCGGCTGCTCGTGCAGGCCGAGACCGCCGAGTTCGGCCTCGGCGACGTACGCCGGCTGCTGTTGCGCATCGCGGTCACCGTGTTCGTCACCGAGGCGCTGATGACCGCCGTGATCAGCGGGCGTTTCTGGCTGGTCTACGACTACCCGCCCGGGCGGGCGCTCTGGTCGGCGGTGTTCCACTCGGTCCAGGCGTTCAACAACGGCGGCTTCGCGCTCTACACCGACGGGCTGGTCGCGTTCTCCCGGGACCCGTGGGTGGCGTTGCCGCTCAGCTTCGGCGCGATCATCGGCGGGCTCGGCTTCCCGGCGCTGTTCGAGGCGGTACGGGAGTGGCGGCGACCCGGCCGGTGGGCGGTCGCCACCAAGCTGACCGTCTGGGGCAGCGTGGCGCTCACCGCCTTCGGCCTCGGCTACCTGCTGGTGTCCGAGTGGCGGAACCCGTACACGCTGGGCACGTTCGACGTGCCGGGGAAGGTGCTCGCCGCGTTCACCCAGATCGCGTTGAGCCGCACCGGCGGCTTCGACGTGATCCACGTCGGGCGGCTCACCGAGGAGAGCTACCCGATGTTTATCGGCCTGATGTTCGTCGGCGGGGGCAGCGCCAGCACCGCCGGCGGCATCAAGGTCTCCACGTTCTTCCTGCTCGGCTTCGCCATCTGGGCCGAGCTGCGCGGCGAGCCGGACACCACGGTCGGCCGTCGCCGGGTGTCCCCGGCCAGCCAGCGGCAGGCGCTGACGGTCGCCCTGCTCAGCGTGGCGCTGGTGGCCGGCGGCACGGTCGTGCTGATCGCGATGACCGACGAGGTGCGCTACTACGCCGCGCTGTTCGAGGTCACCTCCGCGTTCAGCACCACCGGCCTGACCGTCGGTCTCACCCAGCGGCTGCCCGCGCCCGGCGTCTACCTGCTGACCGCGCTCATGTACGTCGGCCGGATCGGACCGCTCACCCTCGGGTCGGCGATCGCGTTGAACACCCGGCGACGCCTCTACCGCTATCCGGAGGAGCAACCCATTGTCGGCTAG
- a CDS encoding XRE family transcriptional regulator produces the protein MSDRFVALLRRHRLRRRLTQEALAERAGISTRSVGAIERGAGRAPRPQTIEQLATALVLAGDERADFINAGHALLWATRRTVARSSRHRAGAPPQPTPAMEDVPSPQQLPADLPDFVGRTDELAALSCIGTGSVRLASVSGPPGVGKTALAIHAGHRLAPHFPDGQLYASLRGTSDDPVEVLGQLLHTLGYDEPTLPGGLDARAALFRASLAGRRVLLVLDDATGHRQIEPLIPPDGSVALLTSRLPLTGIPGIMTLDLGPLNTATAIELMCQVVGAQRIHARPEAANQLATICGGLPLAVRIVSARLAARPSWTVEAFADRLADKRRRLDELRHGDLALRPGLELAYGALSPAARRAFALLGELDVPSFPEWFLAALLRTTPAAGTSALDELIDARLLETLGPDLAGQPRFRLHDVTRLFARERREAEIGQDDWESGLSRLGLTLLALVQVAGRRMAGERPDAIQGTALAPHPAASTVAASPVDWYEAERETVAVLAQACFVAGQAELARDLTNNSIDFYGRLPAAS, from the coding sequence ATGTCGGACAGATTCGTTGCCCTGCTGCGGCGGCACCGCCTCCGGCGTCGGTTGACGCAGGAGGCGCTTGCCGAGCGGGCGGGCATCAGCACACGTTCAGTCGGAGCTATCGAACGCGGGGCCGGACGCGCACCTCGGCCACAGACGATCGAACAACTCGCCACCGCACTCGTGCTGGCGGGCGACGAACGGGCGGATTTCATCAATGCCGGCCATGCGCTCTTGTGGGCGACTCGCCGGACCGTAGCGCGCTCCTCCCGCCACCGGGCAGGGGCACCGCCTCAGCCGACGCCGGCGATGGAAGATGTTCCATCACCCCAGCAATTGCCGGCAGACCTGCCTGATTTCGTGGGACGGACCGACGAGTTGGCAGCGCTCAGTTGTATCGGCACCGGCTCCGTTCGGCTGGCTTCGGTGTCGGGCCCACCCGGCGTCGGCAAGACAGCGCTCGCGATCCACGCCGGCCACAGGCTCGCGCCCCACTTCCCCGACGGACAGTTGTACGCGTCACTGCGCGGCACCAGCGACGACCCGGTCGAGGTGCTCGGGCAACTGCTGCATACGCTTGGCTACGACGAACCGACACTGCCCGGGGGGCTGGACGCCCGCGCGGCGCTGTTCCGGGCCAGTCTCGCCGGACGGAGGGTGCTGCTGGTCCTTGACGACGCGACGGGGCATCGACAGATCGAACCGTTGATCCCGCCGGACGGCAGCGTCGCACTCCTGACCAGCCGGCTTCCGCTGACCGGGATACCGGGAATCATGACGCTCGACCTCGGCCCGCTGAACACGGCGACGGCGATCGAACTGATGTGCCAGGTGGTTGGTGCGCAGCGGATCCACGCCCGTCCGGAAGCCGCCAACCAGCTCGCGACCATCTGCGGCGGGCTGCCGCTCGCGGTAAGGATCGTGTCCGCGCGGCTGGCCGCCCGGCCAAGCTGGACGGTGGAGGCATTCGCGGACCGCCTCGCCGACAAACGGCGACGGCTGGATGAGCTGCGACATGGTGATCTGGCGCTCCGGCCCGGTCTCGAACTGGCGTACGGTGCCCTCAGCCCAGCAGCACGGCGGGCCTTCGCCCTGCTCGGTGAGCTGGACGTGCCATCGTTTCCGGAATGGTTCCTGGCAGCGTTGCTGCGCACCACCCCGGCTGCGGGTACCTCAGCTCTTGACGAGCTGATCGACGCCCGCCTGCTGGAGACCCTCGGTCCGGACCTTGCCGGCCAGCCCCGGTTCCGCCTCCACGACGTCACTCGCCTGTTCGCTCGGGAGCGCCGCGAGGCTGAGATCGGCCAGGACGACTGGGAGAGCGGCTTGAGCCGTCTCGGACTGACCCTTCTGGCGCTCGTTCAGGTGGCGGGCCGCCGGATGGCGGGCGAGCGGCCGGATGCCATTCAAGGGACTGCCCTCGCACCCCACCCGGCTGCCAGCACGGTCGCCGCGTCACCGGTCGACTGGTATGAGGCCGAGCGCGAGACGGTGGCCGTGCTGGCGCAGGCGTGTTTTGTCGCCGGGCAGGCCGAACTCGCCCGGGACCTCACCAACAACAGCATTGACTTCTACGGACGCCTGCCTGCCGCCAGCTAG